The following are encoded together in the Colius striatus isolate bColStr4 chromosome 5, bColStr4.1.hap1, whole genome shotgun sequence genome:
- the IL6 gene encoding interleukin-6: protein MKFLPCCACDRRRSSRRSAALLPPPLLLLLLLPRAAAAPLPAADSSGEAELEEPAARRAPLPASLGLARLLRARAAELQLELCNKFTVCENSMEMLMQNDLNLPQVTEDDGCLLDGFNEDKCLRKISSGLYTFRTYLEYVKETFTSEKQHVDSLCNSTERLAHIIRQMVINPDEVIIPDSATQESLHKKLKSNKKWIEKITIHLILRDFTSFMEKTMRAVRYLKHTRSFSV from the exons ATGAAGTTCCTCCCGTGCTGCGCCTGCGACCGCCGCCGCTCCTCCCGGCGCTCCGCCgccctcctcccgccgccgctgctgctgctgctgctgctgccgcgggccgccgccgccccgctgcccgccgccgACTCCTCGGGGGAGGCCGAGCTGGAGGAGCCGGCGGCGCGCCGGGCACCCCTGCCcgccagcctggggctggcccGGCTGCTGCGCGCCAGGGCGGCCgagctgcagctggag CTATGCAACAAGTTCACTGTATGCGAGAACAGCATGGAAATGCTCATGCAGAACGACCTCAACCTCCCCCAGGTGACAGAAGACGACGGGTGTCTGCTCGACGGCTTCAATGAG GATAAATGCTTAAGGAAAATCTCCAGTGGGCTTTATACATTTCGGACATACCTTGAATACGTAAAAGAAACTTTTACTAGTGAAAAGCAACACGTTGATTCCCTGTGCAATAGCACAGAGCGTCTGGCACATATCATAAGACAGATG GTGATCAACCCCGATGAAGTGATCATCCCAGACTCGGCTACCCAGGAATCCCTCCACAAAAAGCTGAAGTCCAACAAGAAATGGATAGAGAAAATCACCATCCACCTCATCCTCCGAGACTTTACTTCATTTATGGAGAAAACTATGAGGGCTGTTCGCTATTTGAAACACACCAGGAGTTTCAGTGTCTGA